In a single window of the Pirellulales bacterium genome:
- a CDS encoding aspartate aminotransferase family protein has product MGAANCSAVEEIVSRFKAMTPTSARLASTARGVFPGGVTHDSRYLEPYPIYVERAAGAHKWDVDGNEYVDYTGGHGALLLGHNYPPVVEAVRKQLERGTHFGASHELELRWGALVQQLVPSAERVRFTSSGTEATLLALRIARAATGRSKIMRFLGHFHGWHDHVAFGYSSNFEGQPTPGVLDEVARQVVLAPAGDLAETERLLDSHGDVAAVIIEPTGASWGQVPTTPDFLAALRKACTARGVVLIFDEVISGFRCSPGGAQAHFGVTPDLTTLAKILAGGLPGGAVAGKQELLDQLSFGAKPKIPHHGTFNANPLSAAAGIATLELIRSTDACQRANDYAARLRAELQRVVAEEGVGWVVYGTFSGFHIFTNPERRSITVAEIEAGLHDFRVLKAPAATGLLAKLRIGMMTHGVEIFSWPGGPTSAVHSDADLERTSEAFRLTLRALRAESAIE; this is encoded by the coding sequence ATGGGAGCCGCCAACTGCTCCGCAGTGGAAGAAATTGTGTCTCGCTTCAAGGCGATGACGCCGACGTCTGCGCGGCTGGCGAGTACGGCCCGCGGCGTCTTTCCTGGCGGCGTGACGCACGATAGTCGCTATTTGGAACCGTATCCGATCTATGTGGAGCGCGCGGCCGGCGCCCACAAATGGGACGTGGACGGCAACGAGTATGTGGACTACACGGGAGGACATGGCGCGCTGCTATTGGGACACAATTATCCGCCCGTAGTTGAGGCGGTGCGTAAACAACTCGAGCGCGGCACGCACTTTGGCGCCAGCCATGAACTGGAATTGCGCTGGGGCGCGCTAGTTCAACAGCTTGTGCCGTCGGCGGAGCGCGTGCGGTTTACCAGTTCTGGAACGGAAGCCACGCTGCTCGCGCTGCGCATCGCCCGCGCCGCAACCGGCCGATCGAAAATTATGCGATTCTTGGGGCATTTTCATGGCTGGCACGATCATGTGGCATTTGGGTATAGCTCGAATTTCGAAGGACAACCGACGCCAGGGGTGCTGGACGAAGTGGCGCGGCAAGTTGTGCTGGCGCCCGCTGGCGACCTTGCCGAAACGGAACGGCTGCTGGACTCTCACGGCGACGTGGCGGCGGTGATCATCGAGCCGACCGGCGCCAGTTGGGGACAAGTGCCGACCACACCGGATTTCTTGGCCGCGCTGCGCAAGGCCTGCACCGCGCGCGGAGTGGTGCTCATCTTCGACGAGGTGATCTCCGGATTCCGATGCTCGCCCGGCGGCGCGCAGGCCCACTTCGGAGTCACGCCCGATTTGACCACGCTCGCCAAGATCTTGGCGGGCGGCCTGCCGGGTGGGGCCGTGGCGGGCAAACAAGAGTTACTGGATCAATTATCGTTCGGCGCGAAGCCAAAGATACCGCACCACGGCACCTTCAATGCGAATCCGCTATCGGCGGCGGCCGGCATCGCCACGCTGGAACTGATTCGATCGACGGATGCCTGTCAGCGAGCAAATGATTATGCGGCAAGGCTGCGCGCGGAGTTGCAGCGCGTGGTCGCAGAGGAAGGCGTGGGCTGGGTGGTGTATGGCACTTTCTCTGGTTTTCATATTTTTACCAACCCCGAGCGACGGTCGATCACCGTCGCGGAGATTGAGGCCGGTCTGCATGACTTCCGAGTTCTCAAGGCGCCGGCCGCAACCGGACTATTGGCCAAACTGCGCATCGGGATGATGACGCACGGTGTGGAAATCTTTTCTTGGCCAGGCGGCCCAACCAGTGCGGTGCATTCAGACGCCGATTTGGAACGAACCAGTGAGGCGTTTCGCCTTACTCTGCGAGCGTTGCGCGCGGAAAGCGCCATCGAATAG
- a CDS encoding glycosyltransferase family 39 protein encodes MLHASSATADLKVTSSTLSTDLRILLFVALCCFAPFLGKAFSIDDPLFLWTAEQIRREPTDFFGFHVNWYGHETPMHVLTKNPPLAAYYIAAAITLFGKSESALHMAFLLPNVGLVFGAYFIARRMCQFRLVAALAMLLTPVLVVSATSVMCDTMMLALWCWAIVAWLAGLERQQNWLLLAAAILMGLAALTKYFGVCLIPLLLVYTLAVRRRPGVWLLALAVPVAMIVAYELYTRRLYGAGMFFEAQDYASKTRAALADRPWRQFAVFVLFLGGCYATLLCYLPIVFPVWQIAVVVLAGSCMTGALWLSEGVYGSGLSERMFGFPIDMASGRLVYFPLHAGVFVAASMLVTLLLINELVRRRDANSILLCLWILGTLTFTADFNWTINGRSLLPAAPAIGILLARQLESRCWPWLARDRTPLAWCAVPALLFSLFIAWGDYRHAQAGRNAAEELYARYSALSDPLWFEGHWGFQYYLQQLGGRPIDFSKDTLHPDDLVIVPRQNTNIFDLPTNVWDEVARLNVPVASTTTTLRHDMGVSFYNGARGVPLPYVVAHVRPEMYQIYRMRDTVTLSGTASRPDAAH; translated from the coding sequence GTGCTTCACGCGTCGAGCGCGACGGCTGATCTCAAGGTCACATCCAGCACACTGTCTACCGACTTGCGCATCCTGCTGTTTGTCGCGCTATGCTGTTTTGCGCCATTCTTGGGCAAGGCGTTTTCGATCGACGATCCCTTGTTCCTCTGGACGGCCGAGCAGATCCGACGCGAGCCGACTGACTTCTTCGGTTTTCACGTCAATTGGTACGGTCACGAAACGCCGATGCACGTGTTGACCAAGAACCCGCCACTCGCTGCATATTACATTGCCGCGGCGATCACCTTGTTCGGCAAGAGCGAGTCCGCCTTGCACATGGCGTTCCTGCTGCCAAATGTTGGTTTGGTGTTTGGCGCCTATTTCATCGCAAGACGGATGTGCCAATTCCGGCTGGTGGCAGCGCTAGCCATGCTCTTGACGCCAGTGCTGGTGGTGTCGGCGACCAGTGTGATGTGCGACACAATGATGCTGGCGCTGTGGTGCTGGGCGATTGTTGCCTGGTTGGCCGGATTGGAGCGTCAACAGAACTGGCTATTGCTGGCCGCCGCCATATTGATGGGGCTGGCCGCGCTCACAAAATATTTTGGTGTGTGCCTGATTCCACTGTTGCTCGTCTATACGTTGGCCGTCAGGCGAAGGCCTGGGGTTTGGCTGTTGGCGTTGGCGGTACCGGTGGCGATGATCGTCGCCTACGAGTTGTACACGCGGCGCCTTTACGGCGCTGGGATGTTTTTCGAGGCACAGGACTACGCCAGCAAGACGCGCGCTGCTTTGGCCGATCGGCCTTGGAGGCAGTTTGCAGTCTTTGTCCTGTTTTTGGGAGGCTGCTATGCCACGCTACTGTGTTACCTGCCGATCGTGTTTCCCGTCTGGCAGATCGCGGTGGTAGTGCTGGCTGGCTCCTGCATGACAGGCGCGCTGTGGTTATCGGAGGGCGTTTATGGCAGTGGCCTGAGCGAGCGGATGTTTGGCTTTCCGATCGACATGGCAAGCGGGCGCTTGGTGTATTTTCCATTGCACGCCGGAGTGTTCGTCGCAGCTAGTATGCTGGTGACGTTGCTGTTGATCAACGAACTCGTGCGGCGCCGCGATGCGAATTCAATCTTGTTGTGCTTGTGGATTCTCGGCACGCTTACATTCACGGCCGACTTTAATTGGACCATCAACGGCCGCTCGTTGTTGCCTGCCGCGCCGGCAATTGGCATTTTGCTGGCGCGCCAGTTGGAATCACGCTGCTGGCCATGGCTGGCGCGCGATCGGACGCCGCTAGCCTGGTGCGCCGTGCCAGCGCTATTGTTTTCGTTGTTCATTGCCTGGGGTGACTATCGCCATGCGCAAGCCGGGCGCAACGCCGCTGAAGAATTGTATGCCCGCTACTCCGCGCTATCGGACCCGTTGTGGTTCGAAGGACATTGGGGATTTCAGTATTATCTTCAGCAACTCGGCGGCCGCCCAATCGATTTCTCCAAAGACACGTTGCATCCCGATGACCTTGTGATCGTGCCTCGACAGAACACGAATATTTTTGATTTGCCGACCAACGTCTGGGACGAAGTCGCTCGATTGAATGTTCCAGTGGCAAGCACCACCACAACTCTGCGGCACGATATGGGCGTCAGCTTTTACAACGGCGCGCGCGGCGTTCCGTTGCCGTATGTGGTTGCTCATGTGCGACCAGAGATGTATCAAATCTATCGGATGCGAGATACGGTCACGCTATCGGGAACAGCCTCAAGGCCGGACGCCGCACATTAG
- a CDS encoding creatininase family protein, whose amino-acid sequence MTEVLLGKLTRREFRERMRAGELQACVIPVAAIEQHLEHLAMEHDWRSVNEIALGAARRLAPRVVVAQGLMAGISEHHMKHPGTLSLRPGSFLAVLSDMIESMTRAGFRNILVLNGHGGNVRPCEGVWDQFLQINEISLHFLSYWDMVDRQHARDVMKTSAVPGHAQEFETAFALAAFAENVRTEVMADQPDSSPAQATAETGRKLLELYTTAVASYLLDMIEGRKTAPIPPFMP is encoded by the coding sequence ATGACCGAAGTGTTGCTGGGCAAATTGACGCGGCGCGAATTTCGAGAACGCATGCGCGCTGGCGAACTGCAAGCGTGCGTGATTCCGGTGGCTGCCATCGAGCAACACCTCGAACACCTGGCGATGGAGCACGACTGGCGGAGCGTTAACGAAATTGCCTTGGGCGCGGCGAGGCGATTGGCCCCGCGAGTCGTCGTGGCGCAGGGGCTCATGGCCGGTATCAGCGAGCATCATATGAAGCATCCAGGAACGCTGTCGCTGCGCCCTGGCAGCTTTTTGGCCGTGCTTTCCGATATGATCGAGAGCATGACGCGCGCCGGGTTTCGCAACATCCTGGTGCTCAATGGGCATGGCGGCAATGTGCGTCCGTGCGAAGGAGTATGGGATCAGTTCTTGCAAATCAACGAGATTAGTTTGCACTTTCTTTCGTACTGGGACATGGTCGATCGCCAGCATGCGCGCGACGTGATGAAGACCAGCGCGGTGCCGGGGCACGCGCAGGAGTTTGAAACGGCCTTCGCGTTGGCGGCTTTTGCCGAGAATGTTCGAACTGAAGTGATGGCGGACCAGCCTGACTCTTCACCGGCGCAGGCAACTGCCGAGACAGGTCGCAAATTGCTGGAGCTGTACACCACCGCTGTTGCGA